ctgaaatgacctccaaaaatgtgctTTAAACTGGGCCCCAcagtcagatataatagatacgggtACCCTGTGTAGACGCAttatctccttaatatataattttgcatAATCCTCTGTTGTGTAGGTAGATCTGACCGgtaggaaatgagctgatttcgtgagactatcgactatcacccatatAGAATCAAGCTTATGATGAGAATGAGGTAAACCTGTGATAAAGTCCATGTTAatcgcctcccatttccatgtcgggatctctatagtctgcattagccctccgggcttctagtgctctattttcacctgctggcaactagGGCATTGAGCGACATACTCGGCAATGTTCTttttcatatcgttccaccaatacacatcCTTGATGtgatgatacatctttgtcgacccagggtgaatagaataccatgAATAATGTGCTTCTGACATAATCCTGTCTCGTAGCCCTGCTACCTATGGAACACACAAACGACCCTtgtatctgagaaccccatctcctTTGAGTTCTAACAACGACTTCTTTCGTTATGGAACCCGCTCTCTCAACTTGACTAACTCTGGATCCTCGTAttgcctctcctttacttcagctatgagagatgattttgcagcattttggagtacaactcctcTATTGCCAGAGTCCACTAATCTAATCCCCAAACAAGCCAATTGTTGAATCTCCCTTGTTAATTGTCTTTTCTCGGCCTCTACATGTgttaagctacccatagatcggcgacttaaagcatctgctacaacattagctttccctggatggtagagaatgttaacatcatagtctttcaataattcaagccatcgtctttgtcgcaaattcaactctttttgcttgaggATATATTGCAGGCTCTTATGATCTGTGAATATATCAACAtgcacaccatataaataatgccgccatatcttaagtgcatggacaaccgcagctaactcgaggtcgtgggtcggataattccgctcatgcttccttaactgccttgaagcatatgcaattacttttccatattgcatcaggacacatccttacccgacacctgaggcatcacaatacatggcataaccatctggaccATCTGGAAGTGCCAGAACTGGCGTTGAGGTCAATCTGTTCTTAAGCTCTTAAAAACTCTGCTCACAGgcctctgtccactgaaacttagtcgCTTTCTGCATCAGCTTTGTTAATagtgctgaaagagaagaaaacccctctacgaacctccgataatatcctgctaagcctagaaagctacgaatctctgtcggagtggtaggtctaggccaggatttcacagcctcaatTTTCTGAGTGTCAACCTTTATACTTCCGTCGGATAcaatgtgccccaagaatgctacggactttagccagaattcacacttagaaaacttagcatacaatttattatcGCGGAGGGTTTGGAGTACTGCTCGCAGGTGATctacatgctcatcctctgaatgtgaataaaccagaatattatcaataaagactatcatgaACAGATCCAAATATGGCTggaataggctattcatcaagtccataaatatggcaggtgcattcgtcaacccgaaggacataacaagaaattcaaagtggccatatcgagtcctgaaggcagtcttgggaatatctttctcccgaactctaacctggtggtaccccgacctcaaatctatctttgaaaagcatctagctccctgcaactgatcaaacaagtcatctatccttggaAGGGGGTACTTAtacttaatagttaccttgttcagttgcctatagtcgatacacatccttagcgATCTGTCCTTTTTTCGTACAAAcaataccggtgcaccccaaggtgaggtactaggcctaataaaacctttttccagtaaatcttttaattgctccttcaactcctttaattcggcaggtgccattctatatgtagggatggatattggttgtgTTCCCGGAAGCAAATCGATTGcaaaatcaatctctcgctctggaggaatacctggaagttcatctggaaatacatcCGCGTACTCTTTTACTACTAGAATAGACTGAAGTATAGATTTCTCAGCATCGGCATCtttaactcgcacaatatgataTATGCACCCTTTTGCGATCATTTCTCTTGCCTTCAAATAGGAAATAAACCCGCCTCTGGGTGTCGCTGTATTACCTTCCCATTCGAGGACTGGCTTACCCGGATAATGAAATCTAGCTATCTTCGCTCGACAATCAACCGTggcataacaagctgccaaccagtccatgcccatgatagcatcgaaatccaacatctctagttCAACTAGGTCGGCTGAGGTTTGACGACCACAATATGTTATCGTACAACCTCAGTAAACACGTCTAGCGATAGTCGATTCTCCGACCGGTGTAGATACCGtaaaaggatcacttagtatttcaggcactatacAAAATTTTCGCGCGATAAATGTGGTAATACATGATAAGGTAGAtcctgggtctatcaaggcataaacatcgtGAGCAAAAATAGTCAACATACCTATCACAACGTCTGGTGAAgactcttggtcctgtcgacCTGTTAGCGCATAGATACGATTCTGGTTACTACCTGAACTGAACCTTCTACCTCGACCTCGACCTCTACCAGCCGAAGACCGAGACTCGTGCCCTGAAGGATGCACAGACATAGCTGATCCTGTTGCTAAATTCGCTGGTTGCGCCATATCCCCAGAATCCTTATTAgggcaatctcgcatcatatgcccTGGACGTCCACTTGTATAACAAGCATCAGAACCGGCTCGGCATTGGCCCAAGTGTCCTCGACTGCAGATGGCACATCGCGACTGAAATGGCCTTGTCTGTCTCAAACCTCGTTGTTGCTGCAACCCTGACGCTTGGGGGCTCTCACCTGGTCCTGACTGAGTATAGAGGTCATACCTGTACCCATGTAGCTGAGGTGGCAGAGGTCTAGGTGGTCGTTTGAAGTACTGGAGCCGGTAGCTCCCCTGAGATTGCTCCTGCGACCTGAcaaatctcatcctcttacgTTGCCCTGACTCATTCCTCTCCACACTCTGCTGCCGACACCTACCCCTTTCTATATTCTGGGAAAATGCCTGAATTCgcgagatatccatactatcctgtAATGCAGCGGTGACACACGCCTCGGTCAACTCTGGGGCCAACCCCGCTATAAACCTGTGGATTCTATCCCGCATATtagcaactatggatggtgcatatctggccaaGGAGTCAAAACGGAGACTATATTCTCGAACACTCATGTTGCCCTGCTTGAGTGCTAGAAACTGATCGAGTCGGGCCTGTCAGATTTCTCGTGGTAAATACTGGTCATGGAAGTCTTTTGAAAAATCCTCCCAAATAGAAGGAGGGGCATTACGTCCCCTGGACCTTTCCCATCCCTcataccaaaggatggctatatctcggagtcgaaaagctgctaactcaactGCCTCTTTCTCCATGGTATGCATAACCCGAAAAATCCTAtgaagctgatctatgaaatccagcgggtcctccctctgatctgtccccgtgaactctgggggattcaaagcaataaattctcggacccttgaactcccagaTCCCTCAGAAAGTCGTGCACTAGAGGATGCCCTAGCTTGTTGCTAGGTAGCTACCAACTGTGCCAACAAATGCACCACACCCCTCAAGTCCTGATCTAATGGAAGCGGAGGGGGAACTGGATgtctccctaggaatctcctcaggtggCGGAGGAACCGATAATCTCTGAGTAGGGGTCTCTCCCTGTGACTCCGATTGGGCCACAGTTGGGGGTACTCTgctagtcccctcacctactGCTGGTTCTCTCCTCTGACTAGTTGTAGTCTTCCTAGTTATCGCCATCTGTGCATGCAAATGTCAATACataagtttaactcaaattttcTACAACTCAGTGCTACAACATGATTTAGATTTGAATAAAAAGGTAACCAACTCCTAGATCCCCTGTAGTCCCttgcttatataatgtggtgcaccacacatttataaacaagaccctactagacacggcttgtagactccctaggacagaactgcactgataccacttttgtcacgccccatGCCTAGGGGCGATACTGAAACTCAGTGCCTCAACTATCCTTGCGTATCACCTGTGACTCCGAGActttgaacatgtaatgtcatattttTGGCCATGGGCTGCAAGAAAATGTACgatataaaatataaaactaaatagagactaacgctgactaaacaTCAAAATAAGGCTGGGCCGGCAAGGCCTTCAtatttactacaactgacaagccaacaaaatatacgtacagggcctacCAGTCCAACATACTGTATTAACTGACAGgacatatctacaagcctctaataaTAGATGTACTAAAATCGGAACAAGGCCCAGACCTACcaataacctatctacatatatacacaggATACACACCACACTGTTAGCCCCGGTAACTccgaaagaaggggagcttaccgataaagctgatcTCGggaaacacctactgaggaggtctacccgtctgtctgtctgaccctgcatgcatgaaatgcagtgtccccagaaagggacgtcagtacgaaataatgtaccgagtatgtaagacaatatactgaaactgaaactgaactaataatataacAACTGAAAACAACTAGGAGTCAAAGAAAACTCGAGGATATGCTCATCTGataatactgactcaattctctcaatatagtaagtaaaataattgtccgaccctataaggctcggtatacatatatatctgctctgccgtagtaggctcgctcataagctctcggccatactaggctctgtatctcgaccaaatGGGCTCGCCCatatgcgctcggccacagtaggatcgtcatataacttaccatctgatcagaggttgcccaatagggcctgccatcaattatagctcgattgtaatgaaaatacttttaataccgtatatataaactctctgctctcttgactggaagaaggaaatactcaactaaatatgaaatcctgataaggaaatattataacttacaacactagaaaaatatacgcaatttgcgagactaacaaaatatacgtaaatttcgggatatgaatgtaattacaatatcatgccaaatgaaaagaaagatCTTAGCATTAATATAGAAGatattagccttaacatacctgtaacAAGTAAGCACATAATATATCCTGAAATCAATATTTTGTTCCAGCTAAAACTTCCCACCATAATCCCATACGGATCACTACTGAAGAAATCTCCAAGAACTAATCATAAACCCGAAATGCTTGAGAAATCGAAGATGATAATTAGTCAAGTCAAGTCCATGTTGGTGTCCGAGCTTAGTTCTGAGACGACTGGTAATGTCGAGGACATAGTTGATTATTCCAATGATGTTTTCAAAACATTGAATTGGCTCGGTGCTGATTATGATTGTTTCTATAGAGATGTGAAGGAATTGATTTATAATAAATATGAATTACAaattgaagagaggaaaggcatgaCTAAGTTAGCGTCTATATCACTACTGATTAGGCATCCAAAAATATGTTGTTTCAATCTTTTCTCTTTCCTATTTTCATCTGCTACCCCTAGCATTTGACAGCCTTACAATTTCTTGTAAGAGTCATGAAAGGGGTAAAGAGGGTGCTGCCACGTAGGAGTGTGGGAATGTTAATCTTTATCTAATTAGGTAGTGTCTCGttatccgataattaaccaattacccgcataattaagaattgcttcagattacttaaaattctacttatttttaatatatttgatACACCGTACTATTATGGTCCTGTGGTACCCTGTAAAATAAATTCACACACTATTAACAATCATTATAAACATTTATACTGCTGTTTTATGTAAAATTTACACATAATGTCAATATATTGAATCTTTAACTTATTAAGCTTTCATATATTACTACATCAAAATTACATTATTAATTAAATATATACTCACAAATTCAAACAACCACATTTTGTCAGTTGGTAGTTCACTAACATTGTAATTAATATGCAATTTATACGGGTTTGTCATATATATCACTTAAAATTAACCTTTCTGTCATAAAAATACTTAACTCACGAATATTAATTAATCACACCATACATACATAATATATGACCTTAATTATCAAAAAAACATTTGTAATTactaatattattttaataactAGACACACTAAACATAATATCTAATGGTATCAAGGTCGTAGACTTACAGGGTCTCATAATAATGATGTCTTAAACCCTATATAACATCCTAATGTATATAATCCCTTCGAACTCATGTGGATTTACTACGGAACATCCTAATGGTAAGGTACGGGATGTAATAgagtacatcttgtatatatatgtagttGGATTAAGGGTAGGATGGGGACCTGATCCGATAACAgtacatccatcagtagaggctttaGATATATCATGTTAGTCAGTGTAGTatattgggcttgtaggccttgtacgtatattttgttggcttgtcagttgtagtaattatgacggcttTGCCGGCCCAAGTTTATGATGACGTTTAGTGAGTGTTAGTCTCTATtaagttttatattttgcattgcaaattatcttgcaatgtggcccatggccaaaatatgacattacatgttcagagtctcttagtcgcaagtggtatgcaaggataggtgaggcaatGGGTGCCGATCTCGCCCCTAAGCTCGGGTTGTAACAAAAGTGGTATccgagcagttctatcctagggagtctacaagccgtgtctagtagggtcttgtttatagatgtgtggtGCACAGGGCATTTAGGAGTTAGTTACCCTTTttttcaaatctaaatcgtgttgtagtattgagttataggaaatttgagttaaacttacgtGGTGACATTTGCATGCACAGATGACAGTAACTAGGAAGGCTACGACTAGCCAGAGGAGATAAATAGCAGTAGGTAAGGGGACTACCAAGGTACCCCCAATATATGGGGCCCAATCAGAGTCGCACGGAAAAACCCCTACCCAGCGATTACCGGCTCTTCCACCATAtgaggagattcctagggagGTCGTACATCTAGTTCCCCCTCTGCTTCCATCAGATCAGGACTTGAGGTGTGCGGTACATTTGTTGGCACAGTTGGTAATTACCTAGCAACAGGCTAGGGCATCTGCTAGTGTACGACCTTATGAGGGAtctgggagttcaagggtccgagAGTTTATTGCGTTGAATCCCCCAGAGTTCAAGGGGACAGATCAGAGAGATGACCCATAAgatttcatagatcagcttcataggatctttcgggttatgcatgccaTGGAGAAAAAGACagttgagttagcagcttttcgactccgagatatagccatcctttggtatgagggatgggaaaggtctaggggacgtgatgcacctcctgctatttgggagaatttttcagatgccttTCTTGACCAGTACATACCACGAGAGATCCGACAGGCTCGACTCGATCAGTTTCTATCCCTCAAGCAGGGGAGTATGAGTGTTCGAGAATATAGTCTTCATTTTGACTCAttggccagatatgcaccatcTATAGTTGCTACTATGCGGGATAGAACCCATAGGTTTATAGCAGGGTTGGCCCTAGAGCTGACCGAGGCGTGTGCCACTGCTGCATTATAGGATAGTATGGATATATCGTGGATTCAGGCATTTGCCTAGAATATAGAGAGGGGTAGGCATCGGCAGCAATGTACAGAGAGGATTGAGTCAGGTCAGCGTAAGAGGATGAGATTTCCAGGTCTTGGGAACAGTCTCAAGGTAGTTACATGCCCCAGTACTTTGAACGACCACCTAGATCTCCGCTACCTCATCTACAGGATTATAGGTATGATTGCTATACTTAGTCAGGACCAGGTGAGAGCTCCCAGGAGTTAAGCTTGCAATGACAACGAGGTTCCAGATAGATAGAGCCATTTTCGCTACGATGTGCCATCTGCGGTCGAGGAAACTTGGGCCAATACCGAGCCGGTTAtgatgcttgttatacatgtggacaTCAAGGGTATATGatgtgagatttcccaaatagaAATTTCGGGGTTATGGCTTAACCAACGAATTCAGCAACTGGATCAGTTATGTCCGTGTATTCTTCAGGGCACGAGTCTCAGTCTTCGGTTGGTAGGGGTCGAGGTAGAGGTAGAtggtccagttcaggtggtaagCAGAATTGTATCTATGAGCTAGCAGGTTGACAGGACCAAGAGTCCTTACCAGACATTGTGAtaggtatgttgaccatttgttctCACGATGTTTATGCTTTGATAGACCCAGGATATACTTTATCATATATTACCCccctgaaatactaagtgatcctttttCAGTATCCACCCCAGTTGGAGAATTGATTATCGCTAGACGCATTTACCGAGGTTTTATGGTATCAGTTTATGGTCGTCAGACCTTAGCTGACCTAGTTGAACAAGAGATGTTGGATTTCGATGCTATCATAATGTAGATGAGAGTTAAAGATGCAGATGTtgagatacctacacttcagtCTATTCTAGTAGTAAAGAAGTGTGCAGATGTATTTACAGatgaacttccaggtattcctccagagcgagagattgattttggcatcgatttgctTCCAGGAACGCATccaatatccatccctccgtatagaatggcacctaccgaattaaaggagttgaaggagcagctaaAATATTTACTagagaaaggtttcatcagacATAGTACCTTACCTTGGGGTGAACCGGTATTGTTTGTATGGAAGAAAGACGGCTCGCTAAGgttgtgtattgattataggcaactaaACAAGGTAACTATTGAGAATAAGTATCCCTTTCCAAGGATAGAcaacttgtttgatcagttgcatgGAGCTAtatgcttttcaaagatagatttgaggttggggtaccaccaggtcagagttcgggagaaagatattcccaagacagCCTTCCAAGGTACcacctgccatatttatggacttgatgcaTAGCCTATTCCGGCTATATTTGGATCTGTTTGTGATAgactttattgatgatattttggtttattcacattcagaggatgagcatgttgATTACCTATGAGTAGTACTCCAAATCCTCTGCgataataaattgtatgctaagttttctaagtgcCAGTTCTGGTTGAAATCcgtagcattcttgggtcacaTTGTATCCGATGGAagtataaaggtagacactcagaaTATTGAGGCTTTGAAATCctagcctagacctaccactctgACAGAGGATCGTAGCTTTCTAGGTTTAGCAGGATATTACTAGAGGTTCGTAGatggtttttcttctctttcagcaccattaaAAAAGCTGACACAGAAAGCGACTAAGTTTCAATGGACAGAGGTATGTGAGCAGAGTTTCCAAGAGATTAAGAAGAGGTTGACCTCAGCGCCAGTTCTAACACTTCCAGAAggtccagatggttatgccatgtatttTGATGCCTCAGGAGTCAggttaggatgtgtcctgatgcaacatgggaaagtaATTATGTATGCTTCACGACAGTTAAAGAAGCATGAGCGAAATTATTTGACTCATGACCTCAAATTAGTTGTTGTTGTCCATGTACTTAAGATAGGGCGACATTATTTATATGGTATTCATGTTGATgtgttcacagatcataaaatcctgcaatatatcttcaagaaaaaagagttgaatttgcgacaTAGGCGATGACTTGAGTTATTAAAAGACTACGgtgttaacattctctaccatccagggaaagctaatgttgtagcagatgTCGTAAGTCGttgatctatgggtagcttagcaaATGTAGAGGCCGAAAAAAGACAATTAATtagagagattcatcaattggcttgtttgggggttTGGTTAGTTAACTCTAGTAATggaggagttgtactccaaaatactacaaaatcatctctcatagctgaagtaaaggagaggcagtaCGAGGACCTAGAGTTAGTCAAATTGAGAAAGTGGGTTCCTCAACAGAAGAAGCTGTTGTTAGAACTCAAAGGAGATGGATTCTCAGATATAGGGGTTGTTTGTGTGTTCCAGAAGTAGCAGGGCTACTAGACaggattatgtcagaggcacattattcatggtattccattcaccATGGGTcgacaaaaatgtatcatgacattaaggatgtgtattggtggaacgatatgaagaagaacattgttgAGTATGTCACTCAATGCCCTAGTTGCCAGTAGGTGAAAATGGATCACCAGAAGCCCGGAGGGCTAATACAGACTATAGAGATCCTGACATGGAATTGGCAAGCGATAAATATGGATTTTATCAcgggtttacctcgttctcaACAAAAGTTtgattccatatgggtgataATCGATAGTCTCATGAAGTTAGTTCATTTCCT
This genomic stretch from Nicotiana sylvestris chromosome 9, ASM39365v2, whole genome shotgun sequence harbors:
- the LOC138877230 gene encoding uncharacterized protein, whose protein sequence is MAITRKTTTSQRREPAVGEGTSRVPPTVAQSESQGETPTQRLSVPPPPEEIPRETSSSPSASIRSGLEGCGAFVGTVEFTGTDQREDPLDFIDQLHRIFRVMHTMEKEAVELAAFRLRDIAILWYEGWERSRGRNAPPSIWEDFSKDFHDQYAPSIVANMRDRIHRFIAGLAPELTEACVTAALQDSMDISRIQAFSQNIERGRCRQQSVERNESGQRKRMRFVRSQEQSQGSYRLQYFKRPPRPLPPQLHGYRYDLYTQSGPGESPQASGLQQQRGLRQTRPFQSRCAICSRGHLGQCRAGSDACYTSGRPGHMMRDCPNKDSGDMAQPANLATGSAMSVHPSGHESRSSAGRGRGRGRRFSSGSNQNRIYALTGRQDQESSPDVVIACYATVDCRAKIARFHYPGKPVLEWEGNTATPRGGFISYLKAREMIAKGCIYHIVRVKDADAEKSILQSILVVKEYADVFPDELPGIPPEREIDFAIDLLPGTQPISIPTYRMAPAELKELKEQLKDLLEKEDEHVDHLRAVLQTLRDNKLYAKFSKCEFWLKSVAFLGHIVSDGSIKVDTQKIEAVKSWPRPTTPTEIRSFLGLAGYYRRFVEGFSSLSALLTKLMQKATKFQWTEAWKANVVADALSRRSMGSLTHVEAEKRQLTREIQQLACLGIRLVDSGNRGVVLQNAAKSSLIAEVKERQYEDPELVKLRERVP